One Nodosilinea sp. FACHB-141 DNA segment encodes these proteins:
- a CDS encoding ABC transporter permease — MLSRSVTWPSLFTALMYAFMYFPIIVLGAYSFSDSRYSASWGGFSLRWYRALFSDRRLLAALQDSLIIAIVAVAISAVLGTLMAIGLARHRFPGKGLYRGMSYLPLIIPDIAIAVATLVFLASVAVPLSLGTIIAAHMVFCLAYIAVVVSSRIQRLDPNLEEAALDLGATHTQAMFKVLLPQLAPGILAGCLLAFVLSMDDLLISSFTAGGGANPLPIEIFSRVRTGVKPDINALSVMLILGSALLAGIAEYVRYWGDRQRQKG, encoded by the coding sequence ATGCTCTCCCGCTCCGTCACCTGGCCCAGCCTTTTCACCGCGCTGATGTACGCCTTCATGTACTTCCCGATCATTGTGCTGGGGGCGTACAGCTTTAGCGACTCGCGCTACAGTGCCAGCTGGGGAGGCTTTAGCCTGCGGTGGTACCGAGCGCTGTTTAGCGATCGCCGCCTGCTGGCCGCCCTGCAAGATAGTCTGATCATCGCGATCGTGGCGGTGGCAATTTCGGCGGTGCTGGGCACGCTAATGGCAATTGGCCTAGCCCGCCACCGGTTCCCAGGCAAAGGTCTATATCGCGGCATGTCGTATCTGCCGCTGATTATTCCTGATATTGCGATCGCGGTGGCAACCCTAGTTTTTTTGGCATCGGTAGCGGTGCCCCTCAGCCTGGGCACCATCATCGCCGCGCATATGGTATTTTGCCTGGCCTACATTGCGGTGGTGGTATCTAGCCGTATCCAGCGCCTCGACCCCAACCTCGAAGAAGCTGCTCTAGATCTGGGGGCAACCCATACCCAGGCTATGTTCAAAGTGCTGCTGCCCCAGCTAGCACCGGGAATTTTGGCGGGCTGTCTACTGGCCTTTGTGCTCAGCATGGATGACCTGCTGATCTCTAGCTTTACCGCTGGGGGCGGTGCTAACCCTCTGCCCATTGAGATCTTTAGCCGGGTACGCACTGGCGTTAAGCCCGACATCAACGCCCTGAGCGTGATGCTAATTTTGGGCTCTGCTCTGCTGGCCGGAATAGCTGAATATGTGCGCTATTGGGGCGATCGCCAGCGCCAGAAAGGCTAG
- the psb35 gene encoding photosystem II assembly protein Psb35: MSLYFATAATAGEAGAGSSLVLVYVVGFIAAVTLGSVAWYNSKRPAGWENKEKPDFVPTVDGEPGEEV, translated from the coding sequence ATGTCACTCTATTTTGCGACCGCAGCGACCGCAGGTGAGGCTGGTGCAGGTTCATCTCTTGTGCTGGTGTATGTAGTGGGCTTTATCGCCGCAGTTACCCTTGGCTCAGTCGCCTGGTACAACTCCAAGCGCCCCGCCGGTTGGGAAAACAAAGAGAAGCCTGACTTTGTTCCCACCGTCGATGGAGAGCCAGGCGAAGAGGTCTAG